The following are encoded together in the Pseudoalteromonas piscicida genome:
- a CDS encoding non-ribosomal peptide synthetase encodes MIESFIYELKQSGISVWQQEDKLKIASNVNLQGQAIVEQLKQNKPQLLRYLTRQGIDSKARFDELSILPLETRCAPLTLGQQQLLFTQEVSNAASTYHIPCLLKIDKHCDIEKLTAAIEQLVIRHSALDMVVAYDHQGKTIQQPANEAFVVTHHELGNLNLFEQCEHFFNEPFSLQHSRPFRAYVITSKEQQHVFFVWHHIAFDGWSLGLFLQELTSLYEGENRPLSLQFSDYAYYMATPGQRERQATSQRYWQTQLADYEPLKLAQTQSRPATFDHRGAIQSIVLDESTMLKLQQTAKTHRISINTLGLAAWYHTLALLSHQRQFVVGIPSENRPTALQQNILGYFVNSLPIKADIDMTMLLERWFTQVNQVVNQAKQHQALPFEAIKNSLDVPLDTSMHPIFQTLFSSSQFAPEQHHTLWQSVDLDLTQQCQAKFDLTLHLSAGKTTELGLTYATALFSSSYAQQILELYQTVLQAYLTVENAQQPLYSLPLLSNTAQQKQYQLSGMQHAYPSVASITDRFAEVVARHPDKAAISNRHQTLSYQELDNQAKQLANAILAVCPEPKVVALYMRNDIEFVIAMLAALKIGAAYTTLSLKDPVARHQYQLSDSNADVIVSLHEHSQTLATLNHTNIAEVFCDTSLADTDITAGFEPMCIAPSEVATIIYTSGTTGNPKGTLLSHAAISSLALDNHSYQHQPQDSFIQLANPAFDATLFEIWSALLNGAEVHLGYQDSLNSAAQLRATLQTLNITSMFLTRSLFDTLLLQDEHIFASLTHLLVGGEALTESIVNKLLASTSCPKHFINGYGPTECTTFTTVQTMSKQQSEIAIGKPIPGRAVAVVGRNNELLPLGCPGELVVCGHGVAARYLNNPTLNSEKFVSLNLFGSMQKYYRTGDLVYWNAQQQLCYINRGDQQVKVRGFRIELAEIEHHLNQLADIDSCAVIAKKQQAQTLLHAYLVINPAADQAAVLSHCKTQLTKQLPSYMMPHSFNVLSALPLTLNGKLDKTKLPEPELKQHQLVMPQTNTEKEVLTIWQDVLGQNPLCCATAVTEQGADSISLLSFCGAASKRNWQLTPQLILEHLSVQQLARFIDNQTRLDFATMSESQAIDAALAHEHFAPSRFFNAPQSEFLLHLMPAAATADSFAPLCEKLAPDLRIHALENIKLFTGKHISLHTMVRYYAQRITEVSPTGPLYLGGFCEGAALSLEVARYLAEMGREIVHCFLIDPVLPRLTSAARQAAEEEYIRSQDDDAKPIARAFLDFTQYFQTATAFTFPVSFFIADHVSDEAIPLPALRLIHQVEDIPSLYKRTFASDRNGFENLLANADYIALESAHDEIMTDAKDLSIIASHINALMQQTNSAATTVEQRA; translated from the coding sequence ATGATCGAATCATTTATTTATGAACTAAAACAAAGTGGGATAAGCGTTTGGCAGCAAGAGGATAAATTAAAAATTGCTAGCAACGTGAATTTACAAGGCCAAGCAATTGTTGAGCAGTTAAAACAGAATAAGCCACAATTGTTACGCTACCTCACAAGGCAAGGCATAGATAGCAAAGCTCGTTTTGATGAACTGTCTATCTTGCCATTGGAAACCCGATGCGCTCCGCTTACGCTTGGGCAGCAACAACTATTGTTTACGCAAGAAGTGAGCAACGCGGCAAGTACTTATCATATTCCATGCCTACTCAAAATCGACAAGCACTGCGATATTGAAAAACTCACAGCAGCAATAGAACAGCTGGTGATCCGCCACAGTGCGCTAGATATGGTTGTGGCCTATGATCACCAAGGAAAGACGATACAACAGCCTGCCAATGAGGCGTTTGTCGTGACGCATCATGAGCTTGGTAATCTAAACTTGTTTGAGCAGTGCGAGCACTTCTTTAACGAGCCGTTTAGCTTACAGCATTCTCGACCATTTCGTGCCTATGTCATCACCTCAAAGGAGCAGCAACATGTGTTTTTTGTCTGGCATCATATCGCCTTTGACGGATGGTCTTTGGGATTGTTTTTACAGGAATTGACGTCACTCTATGAGGGAGAGAATCGACCTCTGAGTCTACAATTTAGTGATTATGCTTATTACATGGCAACACCCGGCCAGCGTGAACGACAAGCAACAAGTCAACGTTACTGGCAAACTCAGTTGGCTGATTACGAACCATTAAAACTAGCGCAAACTCAGTCGCGCCCAGCCACCTTTGATCATCGCGGCGCGATACAGAGCATTGTGCTAGATGAAAGTACGATGCTAAAGTTACAACAAACAGCGAAAACGCACCGTATTAGTATTAATACTCTTGGGCTTGCGGCTTGGTATCACACCCTTGCACTGCTCAGTCATCAACGTCAATTTGTTGTTGGTATTCCTAGTGAAAACCGCCCTACGGCACTGCAACAAAACATACTTGGATATTTTGTTAACTCATTGCCGATTAAAGCGGATATCGACATGACGATGTTACTTGAGCGCTGGTTCACTCAGGTTAATCAAGTCGTTAATCAAGCCAAGCAACATCAGGCCTTGCCGTTTGAGGCCATTAAGAATAGCTTAGACGTGCCGCTCGACACTAGCATGCACCCGATATTTCAAACGTTGTTTAGCAGTAGTCAGTTTGCCCCTGAGCAACATCATACCTTATGGCAAAGCGTTGACCTTGATCTAACCCAGCAATGCCAAGCGAAGTTTGATTTAACATTACACTTGAGTGCAGGGAAGACCACAGAGTTAGGGTTAACTTATGCCACGGCACTTTTTTCCAGCTCATACGCGCAGCAGATCCTCGAGTTATATCAAACGGTTTTACAGGCTTATCTAACAGTTGAAAACGCCCAACAGCCTCTTTATAGCCTACCTTTATTGAGTAACACGGCGCAGCAAAAACAATATCAATTAAGTGGAATGCAACACGCTTATCCGAGCGTGGCAAGTATCACCGACCGGTTTGCTGAAGTAGTAGCGCGCCATCCAGATAAAGCCGCTATCAGTAATCGCCATCAAACCTTGAGCTACCAAGAGCTTGATAACCAAGCCAAGCAACTTGCCAATGCAATCTTGGCAGTCTGCCCTGAACCCAAAGTCGTTGCACTCTACATGCGAAACGACATTGAATTTGTGATTGCCATGTTGGCGGCACTAAAAATCGGCGCGGCATACACAACGCTATCGCTCAAAGACCCAGTGGCGCGTCATCAATATCAACTGAGTGATAGTAATGCTGACGTAATAGTCTCCTTGCATGAACATAGCCAAACATTGGCAACACTCAACCACACCAATATCGCTGAAGTTTTCTGTGATACAAGTCTGGCAGATACTGATATCACGGCGGGTTTTGAGCCTATGTGCATCGCACCTAGCGAAGTCGCGACGATTATTTATACCTCAGGTACGACAGGAAATCCTAAAGGCACATTGCTCTCTCATGCCGCAATTAGCTCTTTGGCACTCGATAATCATAGTTACCAGCATCAGCCCCAAGATAGCTTTATTCAACTCGCAAACCCAGCTTTTGATGCCACTCTATTTGAGATATGGAGCGCATTACTCAACGGTGCTGAGGTGCACTTAGGCTATCAGGACAGCCTTAATTCTGCAGCGCAGCTCCGTGCAACATTGCAGACGTTGAATATCACTTCGATGTTTCTAACCCGCTCACTGTTCGACACTTTGTTGCTGCAAGACGAGCATATTTTCGCTTCTCTGACTCATTTACTCGTGGGTGGTGAAGCATTAACAGAGTCGATAGTAAATAAATTGCTGGCGTCCACATCTTGTCCAAAACACTTTATCAATGGTTATGGTCCGACTGAGTGCACCACATTTACCACAGTGCAAACGATGTCTAAACAGCAGTCTGAGATAGCAATCGGCAAGCCAATCCCAGGGCGCGCGGTAGCTGTAGTCGGTCGCAATAACGAATTACTGCCACTTGGCTGTCCCGGCGAGTTAGTGGTCTGTGGGCATGGCGTGGCTGCACGTTACCTCAATAACCCAACACTCAACAGCGAAAAGTTTGTATCCCTAAATCTGTTTGGCTCTATGCAAAAGTACTATCGCACGGGCGACTTAGTGTATTGGAATGCACAACAGCAACTGTGTTATATCAACCGTGGCGATCAACAAGTCAAAGTGCGAGGCTTTAGAATTGAGTTGGCAGAGATTGAGCATCACCTTAATCAGCTGGCGGATATAGATAGCTGTGCGGTTATTGCTAAAAAGCAGCAGGCTCAGACCTTGCTGCATGCATATTTGGTCATCAACCCCGCGGCCGATCAAGCTGCGGTACTCAGCCACTGTAAAACTCAGCTTACCAAGCAGCTTCCTAGTTATATGATGCCACATAGCTTCAATGTACTTTCGGCGTTACCGTTAACGCTCAACGGCAAGCTCGACAAAACTAAGCTGCCAGAACCTGAGCTAAAGCAGCATCAACTCGTTATGCCACAAACCAACACAGAGAAGGAAGTGCTGACCATTTGGCAGGATGTTTTAGGCCAGAATCCACTTTGTTGTGCGACGGCAGTAACTGAGCAAGGTGCCGACTCCATTAGTTTATTAAGCTTTTGTGGAGCTGCAAGCAAGCGTAATTGGCAGCTAACGCCACAACTTATCCTTGAACACCTATCAGTGCAGCAACTGGCAAGATTTATTGATAATCAGACCCGACTTGATTTTGCCACCATGAGTGAAAGTCAAGCAATTGACGCTGCGCTTGCCCATGAGCATTTCGCTCCTTCACGTTTTTTCAATGCACCGCAGAGTGAGTTTCTGCTTCATCTCATGCCCGCAGCAGCAACCGCTGATAGCTTTGCACCTCTGTGTGAAAAACTCGCGCCCGACCTGCGCATTCACGCATTAGAAAATATCAAACTGTTCACAGGCAAACATATCAGCTTGCATACTATGGTGCGCTATTATGCTCAGCGTATTACAGAGGTATCGCCAACTGGCCCACTTTACTTGGGCGGCTTTTGTGAAGGTGCGGCATTGTCACTGGAAGTGGCGCGTTACTTGGCCGAAATGGGTAGAGAAATTGTCCACTGCTTTTTGATTGACCCCGTCTTACCAAGACTTACTTCAGCAGCGCGTCAGGCCGCCGAAGAAGAGTATATCCGTTCGCAAGACGATGACGCTAAACCTATCGCCCGAGCATTTTTAGACTTTACTCAATACTTTCAAACCGCGACGGCGTTTACCTTCCCTGTGAGCTTCTTTATCGCCGATCATGTCAGTGATGAGGCCATTCCACTTCCGGCACTGAGGTTGATCCATCAAGTGGAAGACATACCTTCACTGTATAAGCGGACGTTTGCAAGTGACAGAAATGGTTTTGAAAATTTACTTGCCAATGCAGACTATATTGCGCTTGAAAGTGCACACGATGAAATCATGACTGACGCTAAAGACTTATCCATCATCGCGTCACATATTAATGCGTTAATGCAGCAAACGAATAGCGCCGCAACCACAGTGGAGCAACGCGCATGA
- a CDS encoding non-ribosomal peptide synthetase — MELTSLLNDLHAQQLRVWVSEQNTLALGYEGNVAPTLLTALKAHKAELLALLSAHQICSEAAFLSWPLLKPVPLSNAQARLLYVDKRALKSCAYHIPMLVELNDPAQQQDIISALAQLLVHHPILTSVIETDAEHFNCRATLQPLAVEYHRATTLTHVQTLVREHIHTPFDLHTQAPFRVCIIELEQRRFMLFLWHHIVFDAWSMRVMLRDLVSLLQGERIKPLSYFDFAKWQQRQEQSAAHSYWQTQLAGAHATQIAPLFATQTHKTESLTHYFALSPQQSQALRALAKSLNTTVYSVLLAHYCYILALHSGETDIVIGAPSDNRDHPQTQEMIGFFVNTLVLRVKLDYRQSFASLVQQVHETVRAAKQYQSYPYDQQVACLSEGKHSPQPSLMFSVQRFASELMDEFALPFSAVDAFTNESLYNPIKCDFRLAFDDSNTNLQGQISLDPNKFDDAFAQQFAHTYQQLLVQQVEHSDVALEQLSTSHTGTIPPATTLKQTPTLSLYQQFLACASAAPDAPALQSNDEVITYQTLAARVQHLIVQLQAQLTHEQSPVVALMFERSPEMIVAILATLGAGAGYLPLNPEQGQARSEFMLQDSGANLLLCHQATLNTAMCFSAITEVQNIDELAQQPAPVFNSDQAHSPCHSSLAYIIYTSGSTGKPKGVMVEQRQVQALVQSATAAYDFNSSEKTLSLAPYFFDASVEPLFLTLLNSACWVIINEASAKSPAMIRDALVNQRVSHLVSVPAFLSAIGTPPDHHALRRVITGGEPCDRNLMEAWTPLLHIEYGPTETTVTATANHQPLQSRYFNNIGAPLPHVDIQIVDANLKALPLFCQGEILIGGASVARGYVNLAEQTASRFINWHGTRMYRTGDQARYLANGEIQFLGRADEQVKIRGYRIELQEIEHLLNLHPQINQACIKVQQNNHLIAYFTGEQTLSHTEIVKWLQPQLPDYMLPSATCWLEQLPVLASGKVDSRSLPSVALVSQTPYRAPRTPLEQQLCALWQTQLEVELVGIDDDFFALGGHSLSAMTLVAKMHTSCNVNISLSQFLQSKTIAQLVSQQASNACEPLPVASTSQSLDEIIVPAQQQAMLTSEQLATQSGAFHIPLQLKCPSELQQQALQHAIYQLVERHAILRTRYTQQQQGRWAYKDEQGVPKCEALINTQHSEFIAQSFDLENDAPLRLGLYHQDDEFGVLLVFHHIAFDGWSTQVLLDELNTLLSGHTLTPTSLQFRDYAYWQSTQQYDEAAAFWQHHLIDIDVTPWPTDEPRQALFDHQGEAFPFTLSATLTAELRGLAKSHQVSMYNLLLCAFQLALCAWDSRESIVVGSPTDNRDSAFKDTLGYFVNTLPMPLRVDLNKSFSDYLRQSQTLLLAAKSHQQLPLESIAAQLGLIREVGVSPLFQVFFTFDQFSLPTAQYQHFEVASDTAQQNQYHPAKFDWNLVIKDMPDQLIGQLIVARSRYHSSRCQQFVHFFCRYLENLCQYNEEPLLQCPLVSTEYLQQVISETRLSQPNDAFLVQFTKTVAAYPERTALSFAEQIVSYRELDLFSDHLAAQLVATNDEGSPVALYFDKGIEAPIAMLAALKAGMPFVSLSANHPVARRQEIMAKAQAKLLLSRTPLSWNALPTLTLDVQTLRQSTQLLPFSANNHAADKLAYLIFTSGTTGEPKGAMLSYQGLANLCTEKRNTHKLEGNTQVVTSQYAEYVFDACICEIFPALAAGAKLEIIPEPIRKDPQQLCRYLKAKQVNVAFIPTVFINQFPKWIADINLTVLYAGGSRLDPVSQKLAEYHFNEYGLSETSVTATLSEVHPNTPITIGKPIRNTRCYVLDPFMRILPDGALGELYIAGDCVGLGYWQSPKQTAKHYIDYHLRCDNNHFSDEKLYRSGDLVRKNQQGEFEFVARADKQWDLHGHRVEPGEIEYKLKAHPDVDHAVAHLHLSETGKVLLGYVVFNANTECDVNDLRQWLNQQLPSYMQLAAISQIDALPMTVNGKLDTTQLIIPTLQDSITYIAPETELQQQLANAWQQVLEISEIGLQHDFFALGGSSIQAAQVTALCSQALGNEIAVATLLTYPQLDAFATQVEQQLNALASSEDCEFEMEL; from the coding sequence ATGGAGTTAACATCCTTACTAAACGACCTTCACGCGCAGCAGTTGCGCGTGTGGGTGTCTGAGCAAAATACCTTGGCACTGGGATATGAGGGTAACGTAGCGCCAACTTTGCTCACGGCACTCAAAGCGCATAAAGCTGAATTATTGGCGCTACTAAGCGCCCACCAGATCTGCTCCGAAGCAGCCTTTTTAAGTTGGCCATTATTAAAGCCAGTGCCGCTTTCCAATGCCCAGGCAAGGTTGCTGTATGTAGACAAACGTGCACTAAAGTCCTGTGCTTATCATATTCCAATGTTGGTTGAGCTGAATGATCCAGCGCAGCAACAAGACATAATCTCGGCACTAGCACAGCTGCTTGTCCATCACCCTATCCTCACGAGCGTGATTGAAACCGATGCTGAGCATTTTAACTGCCGAGCAACCTTACAACCTCTTGCGGTCGAGTATCACCGAGCAACCACCTTGACTCATGTACAAACACTGGTAAGAGAGCACATCCACACGCCGTTTGATCTCCATACTCAAGCTCCCTTTAGAGTCTGTATTATTGAGCTTGAGCAAAGGCGTTTTATGCTTTTCCTTTGGCATCATATCGTCTTTGATGCTTGGTCAATGCGAGTCATGTTGCGCGATCTGGTTAGCTTGCTACAAGGAGAAAGGATTAAGCCATTAAGCTATTTTGACTTTGCCAAGTGGCAACAAAGGCAAGAACAAAGCGCTGCACACAGCTATTGGCAAACGCAACTTGCAGGCGCTCATGCCACACAAATTGCACCACTGTTTGCTACACAAACACACAAAACCGAATCGCTCACGCACTATTTTGCACTTTCACCACAGCAAAGTCAGGCATTGCGTGCCCTAGCAAAATCATTAAATACCACAGTGTACAGCGTGTTGCTTGCCCATTACTGTTATATTTTGGCACTGCATAGCGGTGAAACAGATATCGTGATTGGTGCGCCATCGGATAATCGAGATCACCCGCAAACGCAAGAAATGATTGGCTTTTTTGTCAACACCTTAGTGCTTAGAGTGAAGCTAGATTATCGCCAAAGTTTTGCCAGCCTCGTGCAGCAAGTTCATGAGACCGTGCGCGCCGCAAAACAATACCAAAGTTATCCTTATGATCAACAAGTTGCCTGTTTGAGTGAGGGCAAACACTCACCTCAGCCAAGCTTGATGTTTAGTGTACAGAGATTTGCCAGCGAGCTTATGGACGAGTTTGCGTTACCATTTTCAGCAGTTGATGCTTTTACCAACGAGTCTTTATATAACCCGATTAAATGTGATTTCCGTCTGGCATTTGATGATAGCAATACAAATTTGCAAGGACAGATAAGTCTCGATCCCAATAAGTTTGATGATGCATTTGCACAGCAATTTGCCCACACCTATCAGCAATTATTGGTACAGCAGGTAGAGCACAGCGACGTCGCTCTTGAGCAATTATCAACTTCTCACACTGGTACAATACCACCAGCGACCACACTTAAGCAAACTCCAACCCTATCGCTATATCAACAATTTTTAGCCTGCGCCTCAGCAGCTCCAGATGCACCAGCATTACAAAGCAACGATGAGGTTATTACTTACCAAACACTCGCTGCGCGTGTTCAGCACCTGATTGTGCAACTCCAAGCACAGTTAACCCACGAGCAAAGCCCTGTCGTCGCGCTGATGTTTGAGCGCAGTCCAGAGATGATAGTCGCCATATTAGCAACGCTTGGAGCCGGTGCTGGATATTTACCGCTCAATCCAGAGCAAGGCCAAGCACGTAGTGAGTTTATGTTGCAAGACAGTGGTGCTAACCTGCTACTTTGTCATCAAGCAACCTTGAATACGGCTATGTGTTTTAGCGCAATCACAGAGGTGCAAAACATTGACGAGTTAGCACAACAACCAGCTCCTGTTTTCAATTCAGATCAAGCACACTCACCGTGCCATTCATCACTTGCATATATTATTTATACTTCTGGAAGTACCGGCAAACCAAAAGGCGTTATGGTAGAACAGCGGCAAGTTCAGGCTTTGGTTCAAAGCGCAACTGCGGCTTACGATTTTAACTCAAGTGAAAAAACACTGAGTCTGGCTCCATACTTTTTCGACGCGTCCGTAGAACCACTCTTTTTAACGCTGCTCAACAGTGCGTGCTGGGTGATCATAAATGAGGCAAGTGCAAAGTCGCCAGCCATGATACGTGACGCGCTCGTTAACCAACGGGTCAGCCACTTAGTCTCAGTTCCCGCATTTTTAAGTGCCATCGGTACGCCGCCCGACCACCATGCCCTTCGGCGAGTGATCACGGGTGGCGAGCCTTGTGACCGTAATCTCATGGAGGCATGGACGCCTCTTCTTCATATTGAATATGGTCCGACCGAAACCACGGTAACCGCAACAGCAAACCACCAGCCGCTACAATCACGCTATTTCAATAATATTGGCGCACCACTACCTCATGTTGATATTCAGATCGTTGATGCCAACCTCAAGGCGCTGCCACTCTTTTGTCAAGGAGAGATCCTTATTGGTGGCGCGAGTGTCGCACGAGGCTATGTTAACCTTGCAGAGCAGACGGCATCGCGCTTTATTAACTGGCACGGAACACGTATGTATCGCACGGGCGATCAGGCGCGGTATCTGGCAAACGGCGAGATCCAATTTTTAGGACGTGCCGATGAGCAGGTAAAAATTCGTGGCTATCGCATCGAGCTACAAGAAATAGAACACTTACTTAACCTGCACCCGCAAATCAACCAAGCTTGCATCAAAGTGCAGCAAAACAACCATCTCATTGCTTACTTCACTGGTGAGCAAACCCTCTCTCACACCGAGATTGTGAAGTGGCTACAACCACAATTACCAGATTATATGCTGCCAAGTGCCACGTGTTGGCTCGAACAATTGCCTGTGCTCGCCTCTGGTAAAGTGGACAGCCGCAGCTTACCAAGCGTCGCACTAGTATCACAGACACCATACCGAGCACCACGCACGCCATTAGAGCAGCAGCTTTGTGCTCTATGGCAGACGCAGCTTGAGGTTGAACTAGTAGGCATTGATGATGACTTTTTTGCCTTGGGCGGCCATTCTCTAAGTGCAATGACATTGGTCGCTAAAATGCACACTAGCTGTAACGTTAACATTAGTTTGAGTCAGTTTTTGCAAAGTAAAACGATAGCGCAACTAGTATCACAACAAGCTAGCAACGCCTGCGAGCCTTTACCGGTCGCATCAACATCACAATCACTTGATGAAATCATCGTGCCCGCGCAGCAGCAAGCGATGCTCACCAGCGAGCAATTAGCAACACAATCTGGCGCTTTTCATATCCCCTTACAGCTTAAATGCCCAAGTGAGCTACAACAGCAAGCCTTACAACACGCAATCTATCAACTGGTTGAGCGTCATGCTATTTTGCGCACCCGCTATACTCAACAGCAACAAGGTCGCTGGGCATATAAAGATGAGCAAGGCGTGCCAAAATGCGAAGCTCTAATAAACACGCAGCATAGTGAATTTATCGCTCAATCATTTGACCTTGAAAATGATGCGCCGCTGCGGCTCGGACTGTATCACCAAGATGATGAATTTGGCGTGTTACTGGTATTTCATCACATAGCCTTCGACGGCTGGTCTACACAAGTATTGTTAGACGAGCTGAACACGCTGCTATCGGGACACACGCTTACCCCAACCTCACTGCAATTTCGCGACTATGCATATTGGCAATCAACACAACAATACGACGAAGCCGCAGCATTTTGGCAGCATCACTTGATTGATATTGATGTCACCCCATGGCCAACCGATGAGCCAAGACAGGCTTTGTTTGATCATCAAGGTGAAGCATTCCCCTTTACCCTCTCAGCAACACTAACTGCTGAGTTAAGGGGGCTAGCAAAATCACATCAGGTATCTATGTACAACTTACTACTGTGTGCTTTTCAGCTCGCATTATGTGCTTGGGATAGTCGTGAAAGTATTGTCGTTGGCTCCCCCACTGATAACCGCGACTCGGCATTTAAAGATACACTAGGTTACTTTGTTAATACCTTACCGATGCCGCTGCGTGTCGACTTAAATAAGAGTTTTTCTGACTACCTAAGACAAAGCCAAACGCTGTTACTTGCGGCAAAATCTCACCAACAATTGCCATTAGAGTCAATTGCCGCGCAACTTGGGTTGATCCGAGAGGTGGGTGTATCGCCACTGTTCCAAGTGTTTTTTACCTTTGATCAGTTCTCACTACCAACAGCGCAATATCAACATTTTGAAGTCGCCAGCGACACCGCCCAGCAAAACCAATATCACCCAGCCAAGTTTGACTGGAATTTGGTGATTAAAGATATGCCAGACCAACTGATTGGTCAGCTTATTGTTGCTCGCAGTCGTTATCACTCTTCCCGCTGCCAACAATTTGTGCACTTTTTCTGCCGTTATCTTGAAAATCTCTGTCAGTACAACGAGGAACCTTTACTGCAATGTCCTTTAGTTAGTACTGAGTATCTACAGCAAGTCATCTCAGAAACTCGATTATCACAACCAAATGACGCTTTTTTAGTGCAATTTACGAAGACAGTAGCAGCGTATCCAGAACGCACTGCATTAAGCTTCGCCGAGCAAATCGTGAGTTACCGCGAGCTAGACTTGTTTTCTGATCACTTAGCAGCACAGTTGGTTGCAACCAATGACGAAGGCTCGCCAGTTGCACTTTATTTTGATAAAGGTATAGAAGCCCCCATTGCCATGCTAGCGGCGCTAAAAGCGGGCATGCCCTTTGTCTCACTCTCAGCCAATCATCCCGTTGCTCGTCGCCAAGAGATTATGGCAAAAGCGCAGGCAAAACTGCTCCTTAGTCGCACACCACTCAGCTGGAATGCATTGCCAACACTGACTCTTGATGTACAGACACTACGGCAAAGTACTCAACTACTGCCATTCTCGGCCAACAATCATGCGGCAGACAAACTGGCTTACCTCATTTTTACTTCGGGGACGACGGGAGAGCCAAAAGGGGCGATGCTGTCTTACCAAGGCCTTGCTAATCTCTGCACCGAGAAGCGCAACACCCATAAACTAGAGGGAAATACTCAGGTAGTCACCAGTCAATATGCTGAATATGTTTTTGATGCCTGTATTTGCGAGATATTTCCTGCCCTAGCAGCCGGCGCCAAACTGGAAATCATTCCAGAGCCAATACGCAAAGATCCACAACAGCTGTGCCGCTATCTCAAAGCTAAGCAGGTCAACGTTGCGTTTATTCCTACGGTATTTATCAATCAGTTTCCAAAGTGGATTGCGGATATTAATTTAACCGTATTGTATGCCGGTGGTTCTCGTTTAGACCCTGTCAGCCAAAAGTTGGCAGAGTATCATTTCAATGAATATGGATTAAGTGAAACAAGTGTCACCGCAACACTTAGTGAAGTACACCCCAATACACCTATCACTATTGGTAAGCCTATTCGTAACACTCGATGCTACGTGTTGGACCCTTTTATGCGGATTTTACCGGACGGCGCGCTGGGTGAGCTATACATCGCCGGTGATTGCGTCGGTTTGGGCTATTGGCAGTCACCAAAGCAAACGGCAAAACACTATATTGACTATCACCTTCGCTGTGACAACAACCACTTTTCTGACGAAAAGCTCTACCGCAGCGGAGACTTAGTGCGTAAAAATCAGCAAGGTGAATTCGAGTTTGTTGCCAGAGCTGACAAACAGTGGGATTTACACGGTCACCGCGTCGAGCCAGGCGAAATCGAGTATAAACTCAAAGCGCACCCAGATGTTGACCATGCCGTTGCACACTTACATTTAAGTGAAACAGGCAAAGTGCTGTTGGGTTATGTCGTATTTAACGCCAACACTGAGTGTGATGTAAACGACCTTCGCCAATGGTTGAATCAACAGCTCCCAAGCTATATGCAGCTCGCTGCGATATCACAGATTGACGCACTTCCAATGACAGTAAATGGCAAACTTGATACCACACAGCTCATCATTCCAACGCTGCAAGATAGTATTACCTATATCGCGCCAGAGACGGAACTACAACAACAACTCGCCAATGCTTGGCAACAAGTACTTGAAATCTCTGAGATTGGCCTACAACACGACTTTTTTGCTTTGGGTGGCTCATCCATACAGGCAGCACAAGTTACCGCTCTGTGTAGTCAAGCGCTCGGCAACGAAATTGCCGTTGCGACCTTACTGACTTACCCACAACTTGACGCATTTGCCACGCAAGTAGAACAACAGCTAAACGCGCTCGCCAGTAGCGAAGACTGCGAATTTGAAATGGAGTTATAA